In Candidatus Polarisedimenticolia bacterium, the genomic stretch CATTCGGGCGAGAAGCTGGGGCAGCGGTGGATGTCGACGGTGAATCGGCTGTTGGGGTGGGCGGCGGGGGTCGGGGTGCCGGGAGTCCATGCCTGCCCCTTCCAGTCGATGCACTGGGGCGGCGGATCTTCGAGCCCTTCCCACCAGACGGTGCCATCAGGCTTGAGCGCCACGTTGGTGAAAATGGTGCCGGACTGAATCGCCGTCGCCGCGTTGGGATTCGACTTCATGCTGGTACCCGGGGCGACGCCGAAGAAGCCCGCCTCGGGGTTCACCGCATAGAGCCGGCCGTCGGCCCCGGGCCGCAGCCAGGCGATGTCGTCCCCCACGGTCCAGACCCGCCATCCCTTGAGACGCTCGGGCGGAACCAGCATCGCCAGATTGGTCTTGCCGCAGGCGCTCGGGAAAGCCCCCGCCAGGTAGCGCACCCTTCCCGAGGGATCCTCGACGCCGACGATGAGCATGTGCTCGGCGAGCCATCCCTGCTCGCGCCCCAGAACACTGGCCAGGCGCAGCGCCAGGCATTTCTTGGAAAGCAGCGCGTTGCCGCCGTAGCCCGAGCCGACGCTCCAGATCGTGTCGTCCTGCGGAAAATGGCAGATGTAGCGCCGCTCCGGATTGAGATCGGCCTTCGAGTGCAGCCCGCGGGTGAACCGCTCCGAGGAGCCGAGCTGCTCCAGCGCCACGCGGCCCATGCGGGTCATCAGTCCCATGCTCAGCGCCACGTAGACGCTGTCGGTCAGCTCGACGCCGATGCGGCTGAACGGGGAGCCAGGCGGGCCCATCAGGAATGGGACCACGTACATCGTCCGGCCGCGCATGCAGGAATCGAGGATGGTGCCGACGCGGCGGTAGGCCTCCGAGGGATCCATCCAATTGTTGGTGGGGCCGGCGTCCTCGCGGCGCGGGCAGCAGATGTAGGTGACCCCCTCGGTGCGGGCCACGTCGTTGGGGTTGCTGCGGTGCAGCGTACAGCCCGGGAGCCTTTCCTGATCCAGGGAGATCAGGTCGCCGGAGAGAATCGCCTTCTGGGTCAGGCGCTCCCGCTCATCCGGGCTGCCGTCGCACCAGACCACCTCGTCGGGCCGGCAGAGCCGCTCGCAGTCCTCCACCCACGCCGAAAGAGCCGAATTGCCGCTCAAGGAATCCTTTCTGGGACGCACCGTCCGTCGCCGGTATTGTACCCAGATCCAAGGGGGCTGTCCGCCGGCCCTACAATTCCTTCCGGAAGGCGTGCTGCGTCTTGACCTGCTTGTAGCCCAGGCGGCGGTAGAAGGCGTGGGCCCGCTCGCGGATGACATTGGAGCGCAGCCCGACCGAGGCGCAGCCGTGCTCGAGCGCCCAGGCTTCCACCGCCTGCATCAGCGTCTCCCCGATGCCCGTGCCGCGATGCTGCTCGTCGACGACCAGGCCGGCCAGCTCGGCGCGCCCATCCATCTCGATGCCGCGATGGACATAGACATGGGCCCACCCGACCACCCCCTTCTCGTCGTCCTCAGCCACGAGGACGGCGTGCTCCTCATACCCAAGCACTCGATCGAGTCGCGCGACGATTTGCTCCGGGGTCGAGGGATAGCTCAGCTGCGTCGCCAGATCGGCGAGAGACCGCGCATCTTCGAGGCGGGCCGCGCGGATGAACACACCGCTCAAGAGTAGGAGACCCCCGGGTGGAGCAGGCGGATGACCAGGGAAAAGAGAGGCCCGCTGAACCGCGGAAAGACCTGCCAGGCCACCAGCAGCCCGACCAGGGAAAACTGCGGCGAGCGCGCCAGGCGGTGCACCGAGTGGGCGGTCTTCTCGGGTAGGAAGACCCCGATGGCCGCCGAGCCGTCGAGCGGCGGCAGCGGGATGAGGTTGAAAGTCCCGAGGATCACATTCTCCATCAGCAGCACCGACAGGGCCTGCCCCAGAAATGCTGCGAGGGTTCCGGAGCCGCCGGCTGCCGGGACCACCAGATGATTGAAGTTGACCATGCTCGGGGCGACGAAGTAGCCGCTTGCCAGCCCGACTCGAAGGAGCAGCCATGAAATGATCGCGAGGCAGAAGTTCCCCGCCGGCCCGGCAGCGGCCATCCAGGCGGCGCGCTTCGGATAGCGATCGGCCCAGTAGGGATCGTACGGCGCGCTGGCCCAGCCCATGGCCCAGCCCGAGGTCGCCGCCGTGAGCAGCGGAACCACGAGCATGCCGATCGGCTCGCGGCGGATGTGCGGGGCGGGAGACAGGGACACCTGGCCCCCGAGGTAGGCGGTGGGGTCCCCGCCGAGCTTCGCCGCCAGGGCGTGCGCCGCTTCGTGCACGGTGGTGGAAAAGAGGAAGGCGACGAACCAGAACAAGCCGTCCAGGAGCATCTGCGGTTCCATGGGCTACTGCAGATTCTCCACGATGAACCCGCCGAAGACCTCGGGATCGGCCTTCAGATTCAGGCGGCGCGCCGCGCAGGTGTCGTAGTTCGTCCCGGGCATCAGCAACACATCGCCGAGCAGCACCGTGACCCAGCCGGCGCCGCCGCGGTAGAGGACCCCCGTCACCTTCACCTTGCGGGGCGGCGGCACGCCGAGCATGTCTTTGTTGTCGGACAGGCTGAATTGCGTCTTGCTGAGCACGACGTTGAGCCGGGAGGAATACTCGGCTTCGATCCGCTCCAGGGCGCTGGCCGCCTCGGGAGCGTATTCCACCCCTTCGGCCCGGTAGATCGTCCGGGCCACCGCCTCGATCTTCTCCTTGAGCGGGGCGTCGTCGGGATAGAGCATCTTGAACGACTCGCCGTTCCCGGAGGCCTCGGCTTCGCGGACCACCGCCTCGGCCAGCTCGAGTCCCCCTTCCGCCCCGTCGGAATGGCCGGTCTGGACCACCGCGGGGATTCCGAGGCGCTCCTGGATCGCTTTCAGGCAGAAGCGTACCTCATCTTCCTCATCGATGGCGAAGCGGTTCATCGCCGCCACCACCCTCACGCCGTAGGCCTTCAGGTTCTCGGCGTGGATCTTGAGGTTCTCCATGCCGCGCAGGCAGGCCTCGCGATCGGGGGCGAAGCGCCACTTCTGGCCCGGCGAGCCCTCCGCGCCGACCGGTTTGGCGCCTCCGTGATACTTGAGGTCGCGGGTCGAGAAGACCAGGACGGCGGCGCCGGGACGCACCTTTGTCAGTCGGCAGACCACGTCGAAGAACTTCTGCGCCCCGAGATCGGCCCCGAAGCCCCCCTCGGTCACCACGAAATCGGCGTGCTTCCGGGCCAGCGCCAGGGCCACCAGGCTGCTGTTACCGTGCGCGATGTTGGCGAAGGGGCCGGTGTGGATGAACCCGCCGCTCCCGGCGATGGTCTGCACGAAGTTGGGGTTGATCGCCTGCTTCAGCAGCGCCTGCATCGCACCCACCACCCCCAGGCTCGCGGCCGTCACCGGCGTGCCGTCCTCGTAGCGCGCCACGCGGATGCGCCCCAGGCGCGTCCCCAAATCCTCCATGTCGCTCGCCAGCCCCAGAACCGCCATCAGCTCGCTGGCGGCGGTGATCACCGAGCCGCCCCGCAGCGTCGGCTTCCCTTCCCGGATGCGCCCCTCCGGCGCGAGGACCACCTGCCGCAGGCTGCGGTCGCACAGGTCCACGGCACGCGGCCACTCGATGCTGTCCAGCGCGATGCGCTTGCGCTCTCCCGGCGTGGAAAGGTACGCCATGAGCATGCACCAGAGGAGATTGTGAGTCTCGGTCACGGCGGCGATGTCGCCGGTGAAGTGCAGGTTGATCTCCTCCATCGGCAGGACCTGGCTGTAGCCGCCGCCACAGGCCCCTCCTTTGACCGACAGCGTCGGCCCCATGCTCGGCTCGCGCAGCACGAAGCTGGCGCGGCGCGCCTGGGAGCGCCTCTTGAAGAGCAGGTTCAATCCGTCGGTCAGGGTGATGGTGGTGAGCGTCTTGCCGCTGCCCGCCGGCGTGGGGTTCATCCCGGTGACCAGGATCACCTTGCCGTTGCGGTTCTCGCCCTGGCGCTCGGCAGCGAGACGGTGGGACACCTTGGCGTAACGCCCATTGTAGGAGAAGAAATCGGCGGACCCGGTCGGCAGGCCCATGGCGCGCGCGATTTCCTCGATGGGACGCATCTTCTTGAGAGCCTGCGTCGCGATGACGTAATCGGCCGGCTGTTCTTTCGGCATGTTCAAACCTCGGAAAAACGGCGGCCGCTCAGGCGCGGGGCCGCCGATCGACGCGGGCGATCCATTCGACCAGCCGCGGGTGCGTCTGGCCCGGCTCCTGGTTCTCTTTCAGCACGCGATGGAAGAGGTAGTCGCCGGGCGGCGGGATGACGGCATACTTCAGGAACGGGAAGGCGGCCATGTCGGCCGCCCCATACTCGCCCATCAGGTGTTCACGTCCCCACAGCATCTGCTCGAACAGGTCGAGATAGCCCTGCATGGCGGCACCCAGCCGCTCGACCCGCTCACGGTTCACTGCAGCGGGGGGCTTGCGCAGCTCGTCGGCGATCTCGTTCGGCGGCCGCTTCCAGACGCGGTTGAACCAGTCGATGAAAATCAGGCACTCCGCTCGGCGCGCCGGGTCCTCGGGGTAGAGGTGCGGCCGCTCGGGATAGCTCTCCTCGAGGTAGCGGACGATCTCCATCGAATCGAAAACGATCTTGCTGCCGTCCACCAGGACCGGGACCAGGTCCTGGCCGCTCACTTTGCGCACCTCACTGCGGTCCTCGTTCGGGACGACGATCTCGTTCGCCGTCAGCCCCTTGTGGGCGAGGGCCAGGGCCACCCTTTCGGTGTTGGATGAATTCAGGACCGTATAGAGGCGGATCACTCGAAGCTCCTCGGCTCGCCGGTTGCGAAGGGAGTCCAGGGCGGATCCTAACGCAGATCGGCCATCCGTCGCATTCCGGCGTTTGACCGCGTCTTCCGCGGTCCGCTAAATTCTCCGGATGAAGAGTCCCGGCGGCTTTTTCCCGCGCATCCTGCTCCTCGTCGCCCTGGCCGTCGCAGCCTGGTCCCCGGCCGGCGCCGGCGCGGGGTGAGCCGGGTGAACCAACCCCAACCTGCCGGTCGGCAGGCTCGCCCTGATGAACATCGAGCCGGGTCATCTCTACACGCAGTTCTCCTACTCCCTCATCCCCCTTTCGACGCAGCACGTGGAAGCCTGCCCCGACATCGGGCCGATCTGCGACATCCGCGACGAACCGCCGCAGATCCACGACCAGACCATCGACCTCTCCGAGCTGCGGGCCAACCTCGAGCTGGGGCTCACGCCCCGCTGGGCGCTGGTGGCGCTCATACCGTTCCGCAGGGTGCAGACCAACATCACCTACCGCGACCTGGACGGCAACGAGATCACGCTCGATTACGAGAACATCCACCATCGCGACGAGACGCTGTACGGGGTTGCCGACCCGTGGGTCCTGGGCCGCTTCGGCGGCATGGCGGGGAGCTGGGGCTACGACCTGCGGGCCGGATTGACGCTGCCGGTCGGGCACACCGAGGAGGATCCTTTCGCCCTGGCGGAGGAAGGGCAAGTGCACGAGCACATCCAGTTCGGCACCGGCACGGTGAACCCGGTCCTCGGCTTCGGCGTGCGCCGTCCGATGGACCAGTGGATGTTCGACGCCTGGGGGATCAGCTACCTGGTCCTCTACGAGAGCTCGAAGGGATACGAGGCGGGAAACCGCTACGGGCTCGGCGCCGGGATGAGCTATCGCGGCGCGGGAGGGCGCCCCTGGTCGGTGCGCGGCGGCCTCGAGGGACAGCAGGAGCAGGCGGAGCATTGGAACGGCGTCATCCACCGCTCCGACGGCAACCAGGGGCGGCGCGATATCTATCTTGACACCAACGGTGCGGTGCGGATTTCCAAGGAGTGGTTCCTGACGGGGACGGTGAAGGTGCCGTTGTACACCCACGTCGAGGGGGGTGAGCTCGATTTTCCGGCGATCTTCGAGCTCGGCTTCGCGCGCTCCTTCGAGCTGCACGACGAGCACGAGCATGGGGAGGAGGAAGCTGCGCCGCCAGGCGCGCATCCCGCCACTG encodes the following:
- a CDS encoding phosphoenolpyruvate carboxykinase (GTP), whose product is MSGNSALSAWVEDCERLCRPDEVVWCDGSPDERERLTQKAILSGDLISLDQERLPGCTLHRSNPNDVARTEGVTYICCPRREDAGPTNNWMDPSEAYRRVGTILDSCMRGRTMYVVPFLMGPPGSPFSRIGVELTDSVYVALSMGLMTRMGRVALEQLGSSERFTRGLHSKADLNPERRYICHFPQDDTIWSVGSGYGGNALLSKKCLALRLASVLGREQGWLAEHMLIVGVEDPSGRVRYLAGAFPSACGKTNLAMLVPPERLKGWRVWTVGDDIAWLRPGADGRLYAVNPEAGFFGVAPGTSMKSNPNAATAIQSGTIFTNVALKPDGTVWWEGLEDPPPQCIDWKGQAWTPGTPTPAAHPNSRFTVDIHRCPSFSPEWDNPQGVPLSAILFGSRRASVVPLVYQSFDWRHGTFLGATLSSETTAAATGQVGVVRRDPFAMLPFCGYNMADYFGHWLEIGRRLSSPPKIFRVNWFRRGSDGRFLWPGFGENLRVLQWVLDRAEGNGEARDTPIGWLPTESGLDLEGLNISPRDTQELLAVDPAQWLGALESQQQFLEKFGARMPAEMWEEHHALARRLAAPPPA
- a CDS encoding GNAT family N-acetyltransferase translates to MFIRAARLEDARSLADLATQLSYPSTPEQIVARLDRVLGYEEHAVLVAEDDEKGVVGWAHVYVHRGIEMDGRAELAGLVVDEQHRGTGIGETLMQAVEAWALEHGCASVGLRSNVIRERAHAFYRRLGYKQVKTQHAFRKEL
- a CDS encoding site-2 protease family protein, with translation MEPQMLLDGLFWFVAFLFSTTVHEAAHALAAKLGGDPTAYLGGQVSLSPAPHIRREPIGMLVVPLLTAATSGWAMGWASAPYDPYWADRYPKRAAWMAAAGPAGNFCLAIISWLLLRVGLASGYFVAPSMVNFNHLVVPAAGGSGTLAAFLGQALSVLLMENVILGTFNLIPLPPLDGSAAIGVFLPEKTAHSVHRLARSPQFSLVGLLVAWQVFPRFSGPLFSLVIRLLHPGVSYS
- a CDS encoding formate--tetrahydrofolate ligase gives rise to the protein MPKEQPADYVIATQALKKMRPIEEIARAMGLPTGSADFFSYNGRYAKVSHRLAAERQGENRNGKVILVTGMNPTPAGSGKTLTTITLTDGLNLLFKRRSQARRASFVLREPSMGPTLSVKGGACGGGYSQVLPMEEINLHFTGDIAAVTETHNLLWCMLMAYLSTPGERKRIALDSIEWPRAVDLCDRSLRQVVLAPEGRIREGKPTLRGGSVITAASELMAVLGLASDMEDLGTRLGRIRVARYEDGTPVTAASLGVVGAMQALLKQAINPNFVQTIAGSGGFIHTGPFANIAHGNSSLVALALARKHADFVVTEGGFGADLGAQKFFDVVCRLTKVRPGAAVLVFSTRDLKYHGGAKPVGAEGSPGQKWRFAPDREACLRGMENLKIHAENLKAYGVRVVAAMNRFAIDEEDEVRFCLKAIQERLGIPAVVQTGHSDGAEGGLELAEAVVREAEASGNGESFKMLYPDDAPLKEKIEAVARTIYRAEGVEYAPEAASALERIEAEYSSRLNVVLSKTQFSLSDNKDMLGVPPPRKVKVTGVLYRGGAGWVTVLLGDVLLMPGTNYDTCAARRLNLKADPEVFGGFIVENLQ
- a CDS encoding glutathione S-transferase family protein, whose protein sequence is MIRLYTVLNSSNTERVALALAHKGLTANEIVVPNEDRSEVRKVSGQDLVPVLVDGSKIVFDSMEIVRYLEESYPERPHLYPEDPARRAECLIFIDWFNRVWKRPPNEIADELRKPPAAVNRERVERLGAAMQGYLDLFEQMLWGREHLMGEYGAADMAAFPFLKYAVIPPPGDYLFHRVLKENQEPGQTHPRLVEWIARVDRRPRA
- a CDS encoding thioredoxin domain-containing protein, producing MNIEPGHLYTQFSYSLIPLSTQHVEACPDIGPICDIRDEPPQIHDQTIDLSELRANLELGLTPRWALVALIPFRRVQTNITYRDLDGNEITLDYENIHHRDETLYGVADPWVLGRFGGMAGSWGYDLRAGLTLPVGHTEEDPFALAEEGQVHEHIQFGTGTVNPVLGFGVRRPMDQWMFDAWGISYLVLYESSKGYEAGNRYGLGAGMSYRGAGGRPWSVRGGLEGQQEQAEHWNGVIHRSDGNQGRRDIYLDTNGAVRISKEWFLTGTVKVPLYTHVEGGELDFPAIFELGFARSFELHDEHEHGEEEAAPPGAHPATAAPEDRPAPGAAGSAGIDLDEAVHQGEDAELTPVAGKVTVFDFWAPWCIPCKDLDKRLMDLLRRFPNLAVRKVNVVDWDSAIARHYLSGVPSLPYVKVYAADGSEAFSRLRPRLPRESHREAARSRKRLSRQAADLR